The following proteins come from a genomic window of Mariniflexile sp. TRM1-10:
- a CDS encoding ABC transporter permease yields MNVPLYIAKRYLRSKSSNNAINFITIIAVIGVILGSASLFIVLSGFSGLKDFTLQFSSIIDPDLKAETAKGKSFILTKDDVSKLNKLSDIAQYAKIVEERVIIASQDKNTIATIKGVDEHFKQVVSFDTVIEHGNWIEPKSRQIMVGWGIANSLSLGILDYVNPINIYVPKPGKGQITSTKNAFNSINVINVGVFFINEKLNDTYVYAPIDLAQNLLNYEPNQITAIEFKLKEGVDETLAKEHIQAILGDKVVIKNRAQLNDALYKMLNTENLAVYLIFTLVLIIAFFNVIGSLIMMMLDKKRSLNTLFNIGITVRDIRRIFFYQGSLMSIVGGFIGLLISLIVVYLQKTFSLVMITPSLAYPVNIKIENLFIVFITISVLGIIASKIASARITKSLVEEAH; encoded by the coding sequence TTGAATGTCCCCTTATATATAGCAAAACGTTATTTACGCTCAAAAAGCAGTAACAATGCCATTAATTTTATTACCATTATAGCCGTTATTGGTGTTATTTTAGGTTCTGCTTCCTTATTTATTGTGCTTTCTGGCTTTTCGGGTTTAAAAGATTTCACACTTCAGTTTTCTAGCATAATAGACCCTGATTTGAAAGCTGAAACGGCTAAAGGAAAATCGTTTATTTTAACCAAGGACGATGTGAGCAAGCTTAATAAGTTAAGTGACATTGCCCAATATGCTAAAATTGTTGAAGAACGCGTTATTATAGCGTCTCAAGATAAGAATACCATCGCCACTATTAAAGGTGTTGATGAACATTTTAAACAAGTCGTTAGTTTTGATACCGTTATAGAACACGGTAATTGGATAGAGCCAAAATCACGACAAATCATGGTTGGTTGGGGTATTGCAAACAGTTTATCACTAGGTATTTTAGATTACGTAAACCCTATAAACATCTATGTTCCAAAACCAGGAAAAGGACAAATAACCTCCACAAAAAATGCATTTAACAGCATTAACGTTATTAATGTTGGGGTGTTTTTTATTAATGAAAAACTAAACGACACCTATGTGTATGCTCCTATAGATTTGGCTCAAAATCTTTTAAACTACGAACCCAACCAAATAACTGCCATAGAGTTTAAGCTTAAGGAAGGCGTAGATGAAACCCTTGCAAAAGAACATATTCAAGCCATTTTAGGCGATAAAGTGGTTATAAAAAACAGGGCGCAATTAAACGATGCCCTTTATAAAATGCTTAACACCGAAAATTTAGCGGTTTATTTAATTTTTACATTGGTGTTAATTATTGCCTTTTTTAATGTTATAGGTTCGTTAATTATGATGATGCTAGACAAAAAACGAAGCCTCAATACCCTATTCAATATCGGTATAACCGTCAGGGACATTCGCCGCATTTTCTTTTACCAAGGAAGTTTAATGAGTATTGTGGGTGGTTTTATAGGCTTACTAATTAGCCTTATTGTCGTGTATCTTCAAAAAACATTTTCGTTGGTTATGATAACCCCGTCACTGGCTTACCCCGTA
- a CDS encoding ABC transporter permease: protein MIKNAKVHIAKLFWKITFKNRAVFILAFIIGILLAYAIFSGWENFKTQETIRAKYQEQARQDWLDNPDKHPHRMAHYGHFAFRPKTPLSVFDFGMESFLGSSIFLEAHVQNPTNFSEAEFSTGMLRFGEISVAMILQILWPLLIFFLGFQSIAAERENGTLKILMSQGLSRKQLLTGKSLGMILVMSTLYFPVIITTVLLWALLQKMSIGMDEVYRLLLIIGMYFLYLCIFCIIAVIISAWSKTSKTALTSSMGIWLLLTILLPRAGQSLGSYLYRSPSKAKFQAQIEHDVLKTGDSHNPNDPHYQALKDSVLAVYNVDSVAQLPFNYSGLVMKEGEKITARIHNEHLKKLRGIYARQNSFSQYLAFLNPYMGIKNLSMALSGTDYNSFTAFQDQAEEYRYHLAQSLNELQIKHISNTTKSSADPASMLDKKHWAQIEDFKYRPLKIGTAFRSELISFLSLLFWVLLLALVLNRFSKTLKIL, encoded by the coding sequence ATGATAAAGAACGCAAAAGTACATATTGCAAAACTGTTTTGGAAAATAACATTTAAGAATAGGGCTGTTTTTATCCTGGCCTTTATCATCGGGATTTTATTAGCCTATGCTATTTTTTCTGGATGGGAAAATTTTAAGACCCAGGAAACGATCAGGGCAAAATACCAGGAACAGGCTAGGCAGGACTGGCTCGACAATCCCGATAAACACCCCCACAGAATGGCACACTACGGGCATTTTGCCTTTCGCCCAAAAACCCCGCTAAGTGTTTTTGATTTTGGCATGGAAAGCTTTCTGGGCAGCTCTATTTTTTTGGAAGCCCACGTTCAGAACCCTACCAACTTTTCCGAAGCGGAATTTTCCACAGGGATGTTGCGATTTGGGGAAATAAGCGTTGCTATGATCCTTCAAATCCTATGGCCTCTACTCATTTTCTTTTTAGGATTTCAAAGTATCGCCGCCGAAAGGGAGAACGGCACATTAAAGATTCTCATGAGTCAAGGGTTAAGTCGGAAGCAGTTATTGACAGGCAAAAGTCTGGGGATGATTCTCGTGATGTCCACCCTATATTTTCCAGTGATCATCACTACCGTACTTCTTTGGGCACTGCTTCAGAAAATGAGCATCGGTATGGATGAAGTATATAGGCTTTTGCTTATTATAGGGATGTATTTCTTATATCTGTGTATTTTCTGTATTATAGCGGTTATCATCTCCGCATGGAGCAAAACCTCAAAAACAGCACTTACCTCGTCCATGGGCATATGGTTGTTGCTCACCATTTTGTTGCCGAGAGCTGGTCAGTCCCTAGGGTCTTATTTATACCGTTCCCCGTCTAAAGCTAAGTTCCAGGCGCAAATAGAACATGACGTTCTAAAAACCGGGGACAGTCATAATCCGAATGATCCGCACTATCAGGCCCTCAAAGATTCTGTCCTCGCTGTCTATAATGTGGATTCTGTTGCACAGTTACCTTTTAATTACAGTGGACTTGTGATGAAAGAAGGAGAGAAAATCACAGCTAGAATTCACAATGAACACCTCAAAAAATTACGAGGGATATATGCACGGCAAAATAGCTTTTCGCAGTATTTAGCTTTCCTTAATCCCTATATGGGCATAAAGAACCTATCCATGGCTTTGTCGGGTACAGATTATAATTCCTTCACAGCTTTTCAGGATCAGGCAGAAGAATATAGGTACCACTTGGCCCAAAGCCTGAATGAGCTGCAAATAAAGCATATCAGTAATACGACCAAGAGTTCGGCAGACCCTGCCAGCATGCTCGATAAAAAACACTGGGCGCAAATCGAGGATTTTAAATACCGCCCACTCAAGATAGGAACTGCTTTCCGGAGTGAACTTATCTCCTTTTTGTCGCTCCTGTTCTGGGTATTGTTGCTCGCACTGGTACTCAACCGATTTTCTAAAACCTTAAAAATACTGTAA
- a CDS encoding ABC transporter ATP-binding protein, with protein MIITKELSKKYNGYTALNNLTLSINEGDIFCLLGANGAGKTTTINILLGFISPSSGEASINGFSVTEHASEIKKNVAYIPETVALYPNLTGMENLKFFSSLAGYKLHQDEVSQLLTKAGLQENAHQKPLRSYSKGMRQKVGIAIALAKNAKVLLLDEPISGLDPKAANEFSAILKELSAGGTTILMATHDIFRAREVAHRIGIMNEGNLVSELEAHNISANELEQLYLKTV; from the coding sequence ATGATCATTACAAAAGAGCTTTCAAAAAAATATAATGGCTATACAGCCCTGAACAATCTGACCCTTAGTATAAACGAAGGTGACATATTTTGCCTGCTCGGAGCCAATGGTGCGGGTAAGACAACGACCATTAATATTCTTCTGGGGTTTATCTCACCATCTTCCGGCGAGGCTAGCATAAATGGTTTTTCCGTAACGGAACATGCTTCGGAGATCAAAAAAAATGTAGCCTATATTCCCGAAACGGTTGCCCTGTACCCCAACCTTACCGGAATGGAAAACCTGAAATTCTTCTCATCCCTTGCTGGGTATAAACTCCATCAAGACGAAGTATCACAATTACTAACAAAGGCCGGGTTACAGGAAAACGCCCATCAAAAGCCTTTACGCAGCTACTCCAAGGGAATGCGCCAAAAAGTGGGTATTGCCATTGCATTGGCCAAAAATGCCAAAGTGCTGCTGCTCGATGAACCCATATCAGGTCTGGATCCGAAGGCAGCCAATGAATTCTCCGCAATCCTAAAAGAACTTTCAGCTGGAGGGACAACCATTTTAATGGCTACGCACGACATTTTCCGGGCGAGGGAGGTCGCCCATCGGATTGGCATTATGAACGAAGGAAACCTCGTGAGCGAACTGGAAGCCCATAACATTTCGGCAAACGAACTGGAACAACTGTATTTAAAAACCGTATAA
- a CDS encoding ABC transporter permease encodes MKLLFINFTRSNSVKIGLSFIVLAGIISLLVGKQHIEKINRSVDETIQYQREHIERHAEYNKDDLGLMLYYIKFSLVNSTTALNALSIGQRDVNPSVKSVTIRTLEAQKYDADLNNPYNLLIGNIDFSFVLIFLFPLLIISFTYNLVSEEKESGIWKIIAVQSKNPLGFVLRAFGVRLLVTLGVLLLLYAIADPVLGIALDADLWKFFLASVLYILVWFSICFFVGSLQKSSNFNAIIMLSIWILLVFVLPAAINNDLQNRYPLPEALETMVKQRKGYHEKWDMDKESTMQKFYAHYPQFEKYTLPEGDFSWLWYYAMQQMGDDETSEQSGMLREKLGLRNTTASWVAQFIPTLHLQLSLNDIAKSGLDNQLRFLDETGRFHERLRLHFYPKIFEGTSVTSENWDDLKVEAFSDGSTLGGMRLYTPLLIFIVLFGVLGWFIFKRRLHLL; translated from the coding sequence ATGAAACTGCTATTTATAAATTTTACCCGTTCCAACAGTGTAAAGATCGGACTGTCCTTTATCGTTCTGGCTGGTATCATAAGCCTTTTGGTAGGAAAACAACATATTGAAAAAATAAACCGGAGTGTTGACGAAACCATCCAGTACCAGAGGGAACATATAGAACGCCATGCCGAATACAACAAGGACGATCTGGGTCTGATGCTGTATTACATCAAGTTTTCACTGGTGAACAGCACCACGGCATTAAATGCCCTATCCATCGGGCAGCGCGACGTTAACCCCTCAGTGAAAAGCGTCACCATACGTACTCTGGAAGCCCAGAAATACGATGCCGACCTTAACAATCCGTACAACCTGCTTATCGGCAATATTGATTTTAGTTTTGTGCTTATTTTCCTGTTTCCCCTGCTTATCATTTCCTTTACCTATAATTTGGTGTCCGAAGAAAAAGAAAGCGGTATCTGGAAGATCATTGCCGTGCAGAGTAAAAATCCTTTGGGGTTTGTGCTAAGAGCTTTCGGTGTACGACTATTGGTAACTTTGGGAGTATTACTGCTTTTATATGCCATTGCCGATCCAGTATTGGGTATAGCACTGGATGCGGATTTATGGAAATTCTTTCTGGCTTCCGTTTTATATATCCTGGTATGGTTTTCCATCTGTTTTTTCGTGGGATCACTGCAAAAAAGCTCCAACTTTAATGCAATTATCATGCTCTCCATATGGATCCTGCTTGTATTTGTTCTGCCCGCAGCCATCAATAATGATCTGCAGAACAGGTATCCGCTTCCGGAAGCACTTGAAACCATGGTGAAACAACGAAAGGGCTATCATGAAAAATGGGATATGGACAAAGAATCGACCATGCAGAAATTCTATGCGCATTATCCTCAATTTGAAAAATATACCCTGCCCGAAGGTGATTTCAGTTGGCTCTGGTATTATGCCATGCAGCAAATGGGAGATGACGAAACCTCGGAACAATCTGGAATGCTAAGAGAAAAACTCGGGCTAAGAAACACTACGGCTTCCTGGGTTGCGCAATTTATCCCGACGCTCCATCTGCAGCTTTCACTCAATGATATTGCCAAATCAGGATTGGATAATCAGTTACGATTTTTGGATGAAACAGGACGGTTTCACGAACGACTGAGGCTTCACTTTTACCCGAAAATATTTGAAGGAACCTCGGTGACCTCTGAAAACTGGGACGATCTCAAAGTAGAAGCTTTTTCTGATGGAAGCACACTGGGTGGAATGAGATTATACACACCCTTGCTCATTTTCATTGTGCTTTTTGGTGTCCTTGGCTGGTTTATTTTCAAAAGGAGGCTACACCTTCTTTGA
- the rbfA gene encoding 30S ribosome-binding factor RbfA → MSNVEESQRQKKIGSVLQRDLVEVLQGAATQGGLHGILISVSKVKVTVDLSVAKVYLSIFPNDKAKELLVGIKSNTPLIRHELAQRTKNQLRRMPNLEFFVDDSLEYIDQIDKSLKGQENPIKDPSILDKRKKS, encoded by the coding sequence ATGAGTAACGTAGAGGAAAGTCAAAGACAAAAAAAAATAGGATCGGTTTTACAACGCGATTTAGTTGAAGTGCTACAAGGTGCCGCTACACAAGGCGGTTTACATGGTATATTAATATCGGTATCTAAAGTTAAAGTAACAGTCGATTTATCGGTTGCTAAAGTATATTTAAGTATTTTTCCTAACGATAAAGCAAAAGAATTGTTGGTGGGAATCAAGTCAAACACACCGTTAATTAGACACGAATTGGCGCAACGCACTAAAAACCAGTTACGCCGTATGCCTAATTTGGAGTTTTTTGTAGACGATTCTTTAGAATATATCGACCAAATTGACAAATCTTTAAAAGGGCAAGAAAACCCTATTAAAGACCCCTCTATTTTAGACAAAAGGAAAAAATCTTAA
- a CDS encoding TonB-dependent siderophore receptor, with translation MTRLFTIAFLILFNYSWSQTITGKVLDTETGTPILGASVTLVGTTLGTVTDDDGNFSLEGKGTILVSYIGYKSYRTKASNNFLNIQLSPETMELQTVEVVGRTLRSYDSKYSFSATKTAMENKDIPQAISTVTKELIADRQAFQLADAVKVVSGVTPSSYYNQYNIRGISQNEEGQIINGMRTRQFYFLQPLTTNIERVEVIKGPASATFASVDPGGSINMVTKKPLPVERKEVSIGVGSFSTFTGTLDFTGPLNESKTLLYRINGAYREARSYRDLVNNKTILISPSFSYIPDDKTAINAELIYNDMNGVLDRGQPIFGAEAGVTNLKSTPISMNLGAPNDFFRSKELIIMGNIIHKFNSNISFNTSYMKQSWTEDLQEHRTTGAFAIDINNEPVTSLAAMQFVQREQYWNIDNVSSYFNFDFKTGSINHKLLIGYDLHYWEKTKGGGQNAARGFLLKDGTAVRTFDVSNADDYQTIEIDGTTLPRPNVNHVDLNNPSHEIRSIQDYTMNSRIAIPSALTTNNAIYIQEQLQFKQWTLLFSLRQEWFKDITHYETPNETSFENQKLIPRMGLTYAVNDNINVYGTYLKGFQPQSNTTTLLPSTANFLWSNVSAALFKPLSSNLKEVGVKIDLFHKHMSLNASVYEINQKNILMSANDPSQPDLLVQRGADRSRGFEMDITGYINPDWQIIASYSYIDAKIVNDANEDLIGQRKENTPKNSANLWTKYNFSNSSALKDLGIGFGVQHQSSKIPWFTRDFEVPAFTIFDAAVYYAPSHSNVRVALNIGNLFNTTYWLGAQNYLRLFPGAPRNGSLTLNYRF, from the coding sequence ATGACACGATTATTTACCATAGCATTTCTTATTCTTTTCAATTACTCCTGGTCACAAACCATTACAGGAAAGGTTCTCGATACGGAAACCGGCACCCCCATTCTCGGTGCTTCCGTAACCCTTGTGGGCACTACCCTCGGCACCGTTACCGATGATGACGGCAATTTTTCACTGGAAGGGAAAGGAACTATCCTGGTTTCGTATATCGGGTATAAAAGTTATCGGACCAAAGCAAGCAATAATTTTCTGAATATCCAATTATCCCCAGAAACTATGGAATTACAAACCGTTGAGGTTGTAGGCAGGACCTTAAGGAGTTATGACAGCAAATATTCCTTTTCCGCCACAAAAACAGCCATGGAAAATAAAGATATCCCACAGGCCATTAGTACAGTGACCAAGGAATTAATTGCCGATCGACAAGCTTTCCAACTCGCCGATGCCGTTAAAGTGGTCAGTGGTGTTACACCTTCCAGTTATTACAACCAATACAACATCCGCGGAATAAGCCAGAATGAAGAAGGGCAGATCATCAATGGTATGCGTACACGGCAGTTTTATTTTTTACAGCCTTTAACCACCAATATAGAACGTGTAGAGGTTATTAAAGGCCCTGCAAGTGCCACTTTTGCCAGTGTAGATCCAGGAGGGAGTATCAATATGGTTACCAAAAAGCCCTTGCCCGTAGAACGGAAAGAGGTAAGCATCGGAGTGGGGAGTTTTAGTACTTTCACCGGAACATTGGATTTTACCGGTCCTTTAAATGAATCGAAAACATTGCTCTACCGCATCAACGGAGCCTACCGGGAAGCGCGTTCCTATAGGGACTTGGTCAACAATAAAACTATTTTAATTTCTCCTTCGTTTAGTTATATCCCCGATGATAAAACCGCTATCAACGCCGAGCTTATTTACAACGACATGAACGGCGTCTTGGACAGGGGCCAGCCTATTTTTGGGGCCGAAGCCGGTGTTACTAATCTGAAAAGCACCCCCATCAGCATGAATTTGGGTGCACCTAACGACTTTTTTAGGTCTAAAGAGCTTATTATCATGGGAAATATCATCCATAAGTTCAACTCCAATATCAGTTTCAACACTTCCTATATGAAACAATCGTGGACGGAAGACCTGCAGGAACACCGTACCACAGGAGCGTTTGCAATAGATATAAACAATGAGCCCGTGACTTCCTTGGCCGCCATGCAATTTGTGCAACGCGAACAATACTGGAATATAGATAACGTAAGCAGCTATTTTAATTTTGATTTTAAGACCGGAAGCATCAATCACAAACTTCTCATAGGTTATGATTTACATTACTGGGAAAAGACAAAAGGCGGCGGACAAAACGCAGCCCGAGGGTTTCTACTGAAAGATGGCACAGCAGTTCGAACTTTTGATGTATCCAATGCCGATGACTATCAAACCATAGAAATTGATGGGACTACATTACCAAGACCGAATGTCAACCATGTTGACTTGAACAATCCCAGTCATGAGATTAGGAGTATTCAGGACTACACGATGAATTCGCGTATAGCCATCCCTTCGGCACTTACCACAAACAATGCCATATATATACAAGAGCAATTACAGTTTAAGCAATGGACTTTGCTTTTCAGTCTTAGGCAAGAGTGGTTTAAGGATATCACCCATTACGAAACCCCAAATGAAACCTCTTTTGAGAATCAAAAACTAATACCGAGAATGGGGCTCACTTATGCCGTAAATGACAATATTAACGTCTATGGTACTTATCTGAAAGGTTTTCAGCCCCAGTCAAATACGACAACTCTTTTACCAAGCACGGCCAATTTTTTATGGTCGAACGTTTCTGCCGCACTGTTCAAACCTTTGAGCAGTAACCTAAAGGAAGTAGGAGTAAAAATCGATCTGTTTCATAAGCACATGAGCTTGAATGCCTCTGTGTATGAAATCAACCAAAAAAACATACTGATGAGCGCCAACGACCCTTCCCAACCCGATCTGCTTGTACAGCGTGGAGCCGATAGGAGCCGTGGTTTTGAAATGGATATCACAGGCTATATCAATCCAGATTGGCAGATTATCGCTTCCTACAGCTATATAGATGCGAAGATCGTAAACGATGCTAATGAAGATTTGATTGGTCAGAGAAAGGAAAACACCCCTAAAAATAGTGCTAACCTGTGGACCAAGTACAATTTTAGCAATTCATCAGCCTTAAAAGATCTAGGGATTGGGTTTGGCGTACAGCACCAGAGCAGTAAAATACCCTGGTTCACCCGTGATTTCGAAGTGCCGGCATTTACCATCTTCGATGCTGCTGTGTATTACGCACCGAGCCATAGCAATGTCCGAGTGGCCTTAAATATCGGAAACCTATTTAATACCACCTATTGGTTAGGGGCGCAAAACTACCTGCGTTTGTTTCCGGGAGCTCCCAGAAACGGTTCACTCACCCTGAATTATAGATTTTAA
- the mce gene encoding methylmalonyl-CoA epimerase: MNKIEHIGIAVKNLDDANELYAKLFGELCYKTEIVESEGVKTSFFMVGNNKIELLEATNDDSPIAKFINKKGEGIHHIAFDVDDIEAEVKRLTHEGFVVLNEIPKKGADNKLVVFLHPKTTHGVLIELCQEISLKE, from the coding sequence ATGAATAAAATTGAACATATAGGAATAGCCGTTAAAAACTTAGACGACGCTAATGAATTGTATGCCAAACTATTTGGTGAATTATGTTATAAGACTGAAATTGTAGAAAGCGAAGGTGTTAAAACATCGTTTTTTATGGTGGGAAACAATAAGATAGAACTTTTGGAAGCCACAAATGATGATAGCCCTATAGCGAAGTTTATTAACAAAAAAGGAGAAGGCATTCATCATATCGCTTTTGATGTCGATGATATTGAAGCTGAAGTAAAAAGATTGACCCATGAAGGTTTTGTTGTTTTAAACGAAATACCCAAAAAAGGCGCTGATAATAAGCTGGTTGTTTTTTTGCATCCCAAGACTACGCATGGTGTTCTTATAGAGTTGTGTCAAGAAATTAGTTTAAAAGAATAA